From Candidatus Latescibacterota bacterium, a single genomic window includes:
- a CDS encoding YkgJ family cysteine cluster protein → MFSREKNRKKKKESPKGKQKKKLKNKKAKNQCEDCIPAKCCMYFSVEIDEPEDMDDWNDMLWIMTHRDVQIYMDDERWFVMVNNPCRFYDPVKGCMIYPVRPNICRTHTWEDCEFERDYDFDLHFHSYEELERYIRTSLEEV, encoded by the coding sequence TTGTTTTCCAGAGAAAAAAACCGCAAAAAAAAGAAAGAATCCCCGAAGGGAAAACAGAAGAAAAAACTAAAGAACAAGAAAGCAAAGAACCAGTGTGAGGATTGTATCCCCGCTAAATGCTGCATGTATTTCTCAGTGGAGATAGACGAACCAGAAGACATGGACGACTGGAACGACATGCTTTGGATAATGACTCACAGAGACGTACAGATCTATATGGACGATGAACGATGGTTCGTCATGGTCAACAACCCCTGCAGGTTCTACGACCCGGTGAAGGGCTGTATGATCTATCCTGTGCGTCCGAATATATGCCGGACCCACACATGGGAAGATTGCGAATTCGAAAGGGATTATGATTTCGATCTTCATTTTCACAGCTATGAGGAGTTGGAGCGCTATATAAGAACATCTCTCGAGGAAGTCTAG